The genome window TACGGTGCCTAGTACCACCCCAATAATAAAACCACTGAGCCGTTTGATTAGTGCCATAAATTGTGGGCCAATCAATAATTGCCATATATTCGTGATTAACGAGGGAATAATTAACAAGCTAGCAGCGGCAGCAGGCTCCATGGACGTGCTTAATAACCCCATTGCGATTGTTGGTAACCCTAACCCAATCACCCCTTTTACAAGGCCTGCTAGTAAGAAAACACCAATAATTACACCCATCTATATCACCTCAATAAATTTACTTTACCGTAGAGTAATGCCCTACATTGAATAGCGCTATTTGGAAAATATTGAGGGGGGATCAGGTTTAGCCTGAGGATACATTTTCAAAATGCTTAAAATTTGCAAAAAAAAACGCGACTACTACGAGTCGCGTTTTACTTTTGACGAAGTAACGGAAATTAACCGATGTACTCTAACCCTTTCATATATGGGCGTAATACTTTTGGAACTTCAATACGGCCATCTGCTAATTGGTAGTTTTCTAAAATCGCCACTAATGTACGACCAACCGCTAAACCAGAACCATTCAGAGTATGAACAAGTTGTGTTTTCTTATCACTCTTACCGCGGAAGCGAGCTTGCATACGACGCGCTTGGAAATCCCACATGTTTGAACAAGATGAAATTTCACGATAAGTATTTTGCGCTGGTAGCCATACTTCTAAGTCATAAGTTTTACGTGAACCAAAACCAATATCACCGGTGCATAAAATCACTTTACGATAAGGTAAGTTCAGTAATTGTAATACTTTTTCTGCATGGCCAGTCAGCTCTTCCAATGCATCCATAGATTTTTCTGGATGTACGATTTGCACTAACTCAACTTTGTCAAATTGATGCATACGGATCAAACCACGTGTATCACGGCCATAAGATCCCGCTTCAGAACGGAAACAAGGTGTGTGTGCTGTCATTTTCAGAGGAAGTGAGTCTTCATCTAAAATTTCATCACGAACCAAGTTAGTCACAGGTACTTCAGCTGTTGGGATCAAAGCATAAGTACTGCTGTCTGCTTCTTCTTCCAGTGGTTTAGTATGAAATAAGTCTTCACCAAACTTTGGTAATTGGCCAGTTCCGTACAGCGTGTCATGGTTGACTAAATACGGAACATACAATTCTTGGTAGCCATGTTGTTCAGTATGTAAATCAAGCATGAATTGTGCCAAGGCACGGTGCATGCGAGCAATTTGCCCTTTCATGACAACAAAACGTGCACCCGTCAGTTTTACCGCAGCTGGAAAGTCTAAGCCGCCAGATAGCTCACCAAGGCTAACATGGTCTTTAACTTCGAAGTCATACTGGCGAGGCTCACCCCAACGAGCCACTTCAATGTTGTCAGAATCATCTTTACCGTCAGGTACTTGGTCATCAGGGATATTCGGGATACTCAAGGCAATATCACGGATTTCTTGTTGCAGCTTTTCAAGCTCCGCTTTTGCAGAATCCAATTTTTCGCCTAATTGGTTAACTTCTAGACGTAATGGTTCGATATCTTCACCACGTGCTTTTGCCGCACCAATAGTTTTCGATCGCGAGTTACGGTCTGCTTGCAGGGTTTCAGTTTCAACTTGTAAAACTTTGCGGCGTTCTTCTAATTCACGCAGCTTTTCCACATCAAGGGTAAAACCCCTGCGAGCCAGTTTTTCAGCAACCGCGTCTAGCTCCGTACGCAGTAAATTGGGATCGAGCATGCTTATCCTGTGATTATTGTTAGTAATTAATGATACTTTTTGAGGTGCGTTCCAGCACAACAAATAAAGTAAAGTATTTCGCTATATAACCTTACCGCATTGCCCAGTTTAGCGATAGCGTTTTGTGGTGCTAATTTGATCCTGTTGGGCTAACCAGTCTAGTTTTTCAGCAAACTTGCTTTCTTGACCCCGTTTCGTAGGGTAGTAATAACGTGTTGTTTGCATAGGTTCAGGAAAATAGTTTTCCCCTGCCGCATAAGCGTTAGGTTCATCATGCGCATAACGATACTCCTTCCCAGCTCCCATTTCTTTTAATAGTTTAGTTGGTGCATTTCGAAGATGTTCTGGCACATCGTAATCCGGTTGCATTTGTGCATCTTTAATCGCAGCTTTATAGGCGGTATAAACCGCGTTACTTTTTGGTGCACAAGCTAAATAAACAATGGCTTGGGCAATTGCACGCTCACCTTCGGCAGGCCCCACTCGAGTAAAGCAATCCCAAGCTGAAATGGCTACTTGCATCGCACGAGGATCCGCATTACCCACATCTTCTGATGCAATTGCAAGTAACCGACGAGCAACATACAAAGGGTCACCACCCGCAGTGATGATCCTTGCAAACCAATATAGTGCGGCATCCGGTGCTGAGCCTCTGATAGACTTATGCAGCGCAGAAATTAAGTCGTAATAACGGTCGCCTTTGTTATCAAACCTTGCGGTTCGTTCACCACTGACTTCTTTTAATAAATCAGCGGTTAAAATACGCTGCCCTTGGCCATCCGCTTCGGCCATATCCGCCATCATTTCCAGCAGATTTAATGAACGCCTAGCATCCCCATTAACCAACTGAGCAACCATTTTGCGCGTGCTGTCAGGTAGAACAATATTTTGCCCACCAAGGCCACGAGATGAGTCTGCCAGCGCTTGCAGCAATACTTGTTCAATATCATTCTCTTCAAGAGATTTAAGCAAATACACCCTAGCACGTGATAACAACGCAGAGTTTAATTCAAATGATGGGTTTTCTGTTGTCGCACCAATAAATGTAATCGTGCCATCTTCTATGTGCGGTAAAAATGCATCTTGCTGGCTTTTATTAAAACGATGAACTTCATCCACAAATAAAATGGTTCTTCGCCCTGCACTACGATTTTGCCGAGCCTTTTCAATGGATTCTCGGATTTCCTTAATACCAGAGGTAACCGCTGAGATGCGTTCAATATCGGCTTGTGCATAATTGCCAATAATTTCAGCAAGGGTTGTTTTGCCTGTTCCTGGGGGCCCCCATAAAATCATGGAGTGCAGATGACCCGCTTTAATCGCACGCGGTAACGGTTTGCCCTCTGCCAATAAATGCTTTTGGCCAATATATTGTTCAAGGGTTTCAGGCCGCATTCTTGCTGCTAAAGGTTGAAATTCATTCTGCGAAAAATCAAGAGACAGGTTACCCACTATATCCTCTTTTTTACCTCTTAAAATACCTTATATATTAACCAGCAAATACTCATGTTGCTGGTTAATATTTTTTCTAATCAAGCTTATTTTGCGTTTGAGCGCTGGTCATCTAAAGTGACACCTTTTGGCACAGTAAACTTGAATTTACTTGCATCAACGCGACCATTTTTTTGCTCTTTTAATTGATAAGCACTGGTTTGGCCATCTTGTTCAACCGCTGAAAACTGCTCAATCGTCCCTTGGGGAGAAACTGTAATGGAAAAACGTTTTAAAGTTCCATTAGTTTGTTTTGGTTTTAAATCAAACGTATTTCCTTGTTGGATGATTGAGTACTGTTTCCAATCTTTCGGGTCGTTACGTGTAATTAGTAGAAATGGCGTATCCTGCGTAGCATCCGCTAAATTAGTTACGGTCACTTGTTCTACAAACGGATTATAAAACCACAAATTTTTTCCATCTGACACCAGTACACTTTCATCCGGTGATGTCATGTTCCAATTAAATAAATTTGGGCGCTCAAGCCATAAATCTCCAACACCTTCTTGAATCAAATCCCCTTCAGGACTTGTCACTTTTTGCGAGAAGCTAGCTTGGAAGCTATTGACCTTATTCAAACGTTCTTGAAGGTCTTGGCTTGCGTCTGCCAATACTTGGCCAATATGTAAACTCAGGGCTAACGCACCCAATAACATCATTTTTTTCATCGATGAAAGACCTTAAAATTATTACCTTAAGAGGCGTCCCGTCTTTATACACCCCTTAAATTAAACCAGCAATCAGCACACTAAATTATTAATGTCCCATTGACGGAGGAGCAAGAACTTCACGGTTACCATTGTGCCCTTGCTCACTGACAATGCCTTGGA of Providencia rettgeri contains these proteins:
- the serS gene encoding Serine--tRNA ligase, whose product is MLDPNLLRTELDAVAEKLARRGFTLDVEKLRELEERRKVLQVETETLQADRNSRSKTIGAAKARGEDIEPLRLEVNQLGEKLDSAKAELEKLQQEIRDIALSIPNIPDDQVPDGKDDSDNIEVARWGEPRQYDFEVKDHVSLGELSGGLDFPAAVKLTGARFVVMKGQIARMHRALAQFMLDLHTEQHGYQELYVPYLVNHDTLYGTGQLPKFGEDLFHTKPLEEEADSSTYALIPTAEVPVTNLVRDEILDEDSLPLKMTAHTPCFRSEAGSYGRDTRGLIRMHQFDKVELVQIVHPEKSMDALEELTGHAEKVLQLLNLPYRKVILCTGDIGFGSRKTYDLEVWLPAQNTYREISSCSNMWDFQARRMQARFRGKSDKKTQLVHTLNGSGLAVGRTLVAILENYQLADGRIEVPKVLRPYMKGLEYIG
- the rarA gene encoding Replication-associated recombination protein A codes for the protein MGNLSLDFSQNEFQPLAARMRPETLEQYIGQKHLLAEGKPLPRAIKAGHLHSMILWGPPGTGKTTLAEIIGNYAQADIERISAVTSGIKEIRESIEKARQNRSAGRRTILFVDEVHRFNKSQQDAFLPHIEDGTITFIGATTENPSFELNSALLSRARVYLLKSLEENDIEQVLLQALADSSRGLGGQNIVLPDSTRKMVAQLVNGDARRSLNLLEMMADMAEADGQGQRILTADLLKEVSGERTARFDNKGDRYYDLISALHKSIRGSAPDAALYWFARIITAGGDPLYVARRLLAIASEDVGNADPRAMQVAISAWDCFTRVGPAEGERAIAQAIVYLACAPKSNAVYTAYKAAIKDAQMQPDYDVPEHLRNAPTKLLKEMGAGKEYRYAHDEPNAYAAGENYFPEPMQTTRYYYPTKRGQESKFAEKLDWLAQQDQISTTKRYR
- the lolA gene encoding P20; protein product: MKKMMLLGALALSLHIGQVLADASQDLQERLNKVNSFQASFSQKVTSPEGDLIQEGVGDLWLERPNLFNWNMTSPDESVLVSDGKNLWFYNPFVEQVTVTNLADATQDTPFLLITRNDPKDWKQYSIIQQGNTFDLKPKQTNGTLKRFSITVSPQGTIEQFSAVEQDGQTSAYQLKEQKNGRVDASKFKFTVPKGVTLDDQRSNAK